One Pseudomonas sp. MM213 genomic window, TCGAATCAATGCGTTCGCGTGACTTTGCTCAGGTGCCGTGGCTGGTCCGGGTCCATGCCGCGCGCCACCGCCAGACCAGCGGCCATGACGTAGAAACTCTGGATCGCCAGAATCGGATCGAGGGCCGAGTGTTCGGCGCGGGTCAGGGTGAGGTCGCGTTCGGCGATGTCATCCGGCGCGGCCAGCAATACGCGTGCCCCCCGCAGACGCATGTCGGCGGCGAGACTGATCAGGCCAGCCTGCTCGGCACCGCGTGGGGCGAACACCAGCAACGGATAGTGCTCGCCGATCAACGCCATCGGGCCGTGACGGACTTCGGCACTGCTGAAGGCTTCGGCCTGAATCGCCGAGGTCTCCTTGAATTTGAGCGCCGCTTCCTGGGCGATGGCGAAACCGGCGCCACGGCCGATCACCATCAGGCGTTGGCAATCGCGCAAGGCGTCGATGGCCAGGCTCCAGTCCTGCTGCGCCGCTTCGCGCAGACCTTCCGGCAAGGCGTGGCCGGCTTCAAGCAATTGCTCGTCTTCTTTCCAGTGCGCGATCAGGCGGGCGCTGGCGCTGAGGGTGGCGATAAAACTCTTGGTCGCGGCGACGCTGCTTTCCGTCCCCGCGCACAGCGGCAGGCTGAATTCACACGCGGCTTCCAGCGGCGAACTTTCGGCGTTGACCATGGAAATGCTCAAGGCGCCGCGTTTGCGCAACAGGCGCAGGCTGTTCACCAGATCCGGGCTTTGCCCTGATTGTGAGAAAGCGAATGCCACCTGACCGCTGACCTTCAACGGCGCTTGTTGCATGGTCACCACCGACATCGGCAGCGACGCCACGGGAATCCCCAGTTGCTGCATGGTCAGGTAGGCGAAGTAGCTGGCGGCATGGTCGGAACTGCCGCGCGCGACGGTCATCGCCACTTGCGGCGGCTGACGGCGCAGACGCCCGGCAATTTCGATCATCTGCGGGTCGAGTTGCTGCAACTGCGCCTGCACGGCTTCGAACGAGGACAGCGCCTCTTCAAGCATTTTGAAGTCAATGTCTTCTCCTTCGACCATGACGGCGGTCAGTGTGAGTGAGCGATCCAGCCGCACGCAGTCGGCCCAGGCGCCGGGTTGCAGGCGTCCGCGTTCGGTGATGCCGAGGTAGTCGGCGGGGAATTGCGAAAGACGTTGCGAAGCCTCGGCGATCGGCAAACCGATCTTCACCAGGTTGCGCAACGCCTGATCCATGGTCAGCGTGCTGCCGGCCAGGGTGCCGTCGGGCAGGCGCACACCGCCCAGGCATTTGGTCACCGTGTGGCTACCGAGCTTGTATTCACCGTCCGGCATGCCGGCGGCGGCGGTGGAATCCGTGACGCAATACAGGCACGGAATCGAGCGCAGGGCTACGCGCATCGCGCCGGGGTGCACGTGCAGCAAGTCCGGAATCAGTTCCGCGTATTTCGCATGCGCCAGCGCTGCGCCGACGATGCCAGGCTCGCGATGATGCAGCGGGCTCATGGCGTTGTAGAGGTGGGTAAAACTGCTCGCGCCGGCGGCCAGTGCGGCCACACCTTCCTCGTAACTGCCAAGGGTGTGGCCGATCTGCATGCGCACGCCACGCGAACTGAGGGCGCGGATCAAGGCATCGTGGCCAGCGATTTCCGGAGCAATGGTGATGACGCGGATCGGCGCCAGGGCCAGGTATTCCTCGACTTCGGCCATCAACGCGGTATGGGCGAAATTCGGTTGTGCGCCAAGTTTGCCAGGGTTGATGTACGGGCCTTCCAGGTGCACACCGAGCACGCGGGCGCTGCCGCTCGGGCGTTGTTCGCAGAACTCGCCGACGGCTTTGAGCACACTGGAAATCTCTTCGCTCGGCGCGGTCATGGTGGTCGCCAGCAACGAGGTGGTGCCGAAACGCACGTGGGTTCGGGTGATGGTTTCGAAGGCGGTCGCGCCTTCCATGATGTCTTTGCCACCGCCGCCGTGAACGTGCAGGTCGATGAAACCGGGCAGCAAGTAAGGCAGGTCGTTATCTGCCGGATCGCACGGCACGCCTTCGATCGACAGGATCTTGCCGTGTTCGTGAACCAGCCGGCCGCGTATCCAGCCGCCGGCGGTGAGGATGTTGTCTTCGGACATGATGGGGTCTCGGTTCTTAGCGGCGAAGCTCTTTATCAACGAAGCTCTTTATCTACGAAGCTCTTTATCTACGAAGCTCTGCGACAAAGTCGTAGTAGTCGTTGCGGCAATAGGTGTCGGTGACTTCGATCGGCGTGTTGTCTTCGAGGTAGCCGACCCGGGTCATCAGCAACATGGCGGTGCCGGGGGCGATGCCGACCAGTGCGGCGAATTCGTCCGAGGCGTTGATCGCCTGGATGTGCTGCAAGGCGCGGACCACCGGTTTGCCGATGCCGTCGAGGTATTCGTAGAGGGAATCGCCCACCGCTTGCGGCTTGGGAATGATCGAGGCGGGCAGGGTGCTCATCTCGATGGCCATTACCGTGTCGTCGGCTTTGCGCAGGCGTTTGAGCCGGGCGACCTTGTCGTTTGGCGACAGGCCGAGGCGAATCAGTTCTTCGTGGGTCGGCGGGGTGATTTCCCGTTCCAGCCATTGCGAGCCGGGGACGAAGCCTTTCAGCCGCAGCATCTCGCTGAAACCCGAGAGGCGCGACAGTGGTTGTTCCAGGCGCGGGGTGATGAAGGTGCCGGACCCTTGATTGCGCCGGATCAAGCCTTGATCGAACAGCACTTCCAACGCCTTGCGGGCGGTGACGCGGGAGATGCCCAGTATTTCGCTGAGGTTGCGTTCCGACGGCATCGCCTGCTCGGCTTTCCACTGGCCGGCGTGGATCGCCGCTTCCAGATTACGCGCCAGTTGCAGGTACAGCGGCGTGGGTTGGGTGTCGTCAGGGCGCAGGGCCTGGAGGTCATTCATGTTGGGTGTCCGATGCGGATATTGGAGTGTTGTCGCCCGGTAGTGCAGCGAAAACTAATACCACTTGAATACCATGTCAATGAGACCACTTTGCTGTTGGCGCGGGAAAACCTGCCTTTGCGGATGGCATACAGGGTTGTTGGTTTTAAGTGGTATTAGCGGAGAGGGCGTTGCAAGCAAAAAACGCAGCGTTTGGCAGTGCCTGCGGGTGGGAGTGGTATCAACCCAGCAGGCGCCGCCAAAGGCTGCGATCTTTAGAATTTATTTTGTGACAGGCGACCGAAGGTCGGTGTTACGGGCGGATTTCGATCATCGTGCCGTCCGGCACCAGGCCCCATACCTCGCGCATGTCCATGTTGCGCATGGCGATGCAGCCGTCGGTCCAGTCCAGGGTGTGGAACAGGTTTTCAGGGTTTTCTTCGGTGTCCGGCGTGCCGTGGATCATGATCATGCCGCCGGGCTCGACGCCTTCGCGCCGGGCGCGTGCAGAGTCGCTGATGTTCGGGTAGGAGATGTGCATCGCCAGGTTGAATTTATCGCTGACCTTGCGCCAGTCCAGCCAATAGAAACCTTCAGGCGTGCGTTTGTCGCCTTCCATCAGTTTCGGCCCCTTGGGGCGTTTGCCCAGGGAGATGCGATAGGTCTTCAGCGGCTTGCCGTCGTTGATCAATTGCAATTGGTGGGCGGACTTGAGAACCAGGACTTTGTCGATGACTTTGCCGTCCAGCGTTTCCGCAACGGAAGCCTGGGAGATAGCGACGAACGACAAGCAAAACAGGGCAAGCAACCAGCGCATTGAAACGATATCCCTAAGAGGTGTCGCGGCTATTTTATTTATAGATGT contains:
- a CDS encoding SIS domain-containing protein, translating into MLEEALSSFEAVQAQLQQLDPQMIEIAGRLRRQPPQVAMTVARGSSDHAASYFAYLTMQQLGIPVASLPMSVVTMQQAPLKVSGQVAFAFSQSGQSPDLVNSLRLLRKRGALSISMVNAESSPLEAACEFSLPLCAGTESSVAATKSFIATLSASARLIAHWKEDEQLLEAGHALPEGLREAAQQDWSLAIDALRDCQRLMVIGRGAGFAIAQEAALKFKETSAIQAEAFSSAEVRHGPMALIGEHYPLLVFAPRGAEQAGLISLAADMRLRGARVLLAAPDDIAERDLTLTRAEHSALDPILAIQSFYVMAAGLAVARGMDPDQPRHLSKVTRTH
- a CDS encoding GntR family transcriptional regulator; protein product: MNDLQALRPDDTQPTPLYLQLARNLEAAIHAGQWKAEQAMPSERNLSEILGISRVTARKALEVLFDQGLIRRNQGSGTFITPRLEQPLSRLSGFSEMLRLKGFVPGSQWLEREITPPTHEELIRLGLSPNDKVARLKRLRKADDTVMAIEMSTLPASIIPKPQAVGDSLYEYLDGIGKPVVRALQHIQAINASDEFAALVGIAPGTAMLLMTRVGYLEDNTPIEVTDTYCRNDYYDFVAELRR
- a CDS encoding L,D-transpeptidase family protein, with amino-acid sequence MRWLLALFCLSFVAISQASVAETLDGKVIDKVLVLKSAHQLQLINDGKPLKTYRISLGKRPKGPKLMEGDKRTPEGFYWLDWRKVSDKFNLAMHISYPNISDSARARREGVEPGGMIMIHGTPDTEENPENLFHTLDWTDGCIAMRNMDMREVWGLVPDGTMIEIRP